In Streptomyces qaidamensis, one DNA window encodes the following:
- a CDS encoding FMN-binding protein has product MKRAIPVLVLSVAGLIPVWRYAPSHDTGSSSAPAQAAAPASTPSVSSSGGTTTTVVSGSLVDTEKGPVRVEVTFDGDEIASVRMLRQPDHPQTTAAVPKLIEETLRAQSADIDTVSGATVTSDGYRESLQAAIDAKG; this is encoded by the coding sequence GTGAAGCGAGCCATACCCGTCCTCGTCCTGAGCGTCGCCGGGTTGATCCCGGTCTGGCGCTACGCACCCTCGCACGACACCGGGTCGTCGTCGGCCCCCGCGCAGGCGGCGGCGCCGGCGTCCACTCCCTCGGTCTCGTCGTCGGGCGGCACCACGACCACCGTCGTGTCGGGGTCGCTCGTCGACACCGAGAAGGGCCCGGTGCGGGTCGAGGTCACCTTCGACGGCGACGAGATCGCCTCGGTGCGGATGCTCCGGCAGCCGGACCACCCGCAGACCACGGCCGCCGTGCCGAAGCTGATCGAGGAGACGCTCCGGGCGCAGAGCGCCGACATCGACACGGTGTCCGGCGCCACGGTCACCAGCGACGGCTACCGGGAGTCCCTCCAGGCCGCCATCGACGCGAAGGGCTGA
- a CDS encoding ferric reductase-like transmembrane domain-containing protein has protein sequence MVGRAGLYAVLLANAVVVAVFFAQAGFASNALIVLGRLTGLYAALLMAFQLLLVARLPWFDRRIGMDRLTSWHRWTGFSVLWLLLSHAVFIVFGYARASSLDPVNQLVDLAGTVEGVLRAIVALAIILVVGVVSARYARRRLAYETWHFIHLYTYVAVVLAFTHQVAAGTTFASSPVATAYWYAVWGVALASVVTGRLVLPLWRNLRHRLRVTAVVPENDDVVSVYITGRDLDRLPARAGQFFLWRFLTKDRWWQANPFSLSAAPDGRTLRLTAKRAGDGSAALRHLKVGTRVFAEGPYGAFTTLHRTRPDAVLIAGGVGVTPIRALLEELHGHAVVIYRVATDQDAVLYDELRELALARGAELHLVTGPSVPDRLAPRELARLVPDIAERDVYLCGPPPMMKAVLGSLRELGVPKPQTHFERFSLAG, from the coding sequence GTGGTGGGCCGCGCCGGTCTGTACGCGGTGCTGCTGGCGAACGCGGTCGTCGTGGCCGTGTTCTTCGCGCAGGCAGGTTTCGCCTCGAACGCGCTGATCGTGCTGGGGCGGCTGACCGGGCTGTACGCAGCGCTGCTGATGGCGTTCCAGCTGCTGCTGGTGGCGCGGCTGCCCTGGTTCGACCGGCGGATCGGCATGGACCGGCTGACGTCCTGGCACCGCTGGACGGGCTTCTCGGTGCTGTGGCTGCTGCTGTCGCACGCGGTGTTCATCGTCTTCGGCTACGCGCGGGCCTCCTCCCTGGACCCGGTGAACCAGCTGGTGGATCTCGCCGGGACGGTCGAGGGCGTGCTGCGGGCGATCGTCGCCCTGGCGATCATCCTCGTGGTCGGGGTGGTCTCGGCCCGCTACGCCCGGCGCCGGCTGGCGTACGAGACCTGGCACTTCATTCACCTGTACACCTACGTGGCGGTGGTCCTGGCGTTCACGCACCAGGTCGCGGCCGGGACGACGTTCGCCTCGTCACCGGTGGCGACGGCGTACTGGTACGCCGTGTGGGGCGTGGCCCTGGCCTCGGTGGTCACCGGCCGGCTGGTGCTGCCGCTGTGGCGCAACCTGCGCCACCGGCTCCGGGTGACGGCCGTCGTCCCGGAGAACGATGACGTCGTCTCGGTCTACATCACGGGCCGCGACCTGGACCGGCTGCCCGCCCGGGCCGGGCAGTTCTTCCTGTGGCGGTTCCTGACGAAGGACCGCTGGTGGCAGGCGAACCCGTTCTCCCTGTCCGCCGCCCCCGACGGCCGCACCCTGCGTCTGACCGCCAAGCGGGCCGGTGACGGCAGCGCCGCCCTGCGGCATCTGAAGGTCGGCACGCGCGTCTTCGCCGAGGGCCCCTACGGCGCCTTCACCACCCTGCACCGCACCCGCCCCGACGCCGTGCTCATCGCCGGCGGCGTCGGTGTCACCCCCATCCGGGCCCTGCTGGAGGAGCTGCACGGCCACGCGGTCGTGATCTACCGCGTGGCCACGGACCAGGACGCCGTGCTCTACGACGAGCTGCGCGAGCTCGCGCTCGCCCGGGGCGCCGAACTGCACCTGGTCACCGGCCCGTCGGTGCCGGACCGGCTGGCGCCGCGGGAGCTGGCCCGGCTGGTACCGGACATCGCCGAGCGGGACGTCTACCTGTGCGGTCCGCCGCCCATGATGAAAGCGGTGCTCGGCAGCCTGCGCGAGCTGGGCGTGCCGAAGCCGCAGACCCACTTCGAACGCTTCAGCCTGGCCGGATGA
- a CDS encoding response regulator transcription factor, with translation MEKVRLLVVDDDPPIADLVATVARYEGWDAVTAYTGEDALVRAAEFHPDIVVLDLMLPGVDGFGVLDRLRASGTMVPVVFLTARDGVADRVAGLTRGGDDYLVKPFAVEELMARLRTVLRRSAGPAFQRSVLQVGDLTMDEDTREVRRGERLLSLTPTEYEVLRYLMRKSPTVLTKAQILDHVWEYGFGGRSNVVELVVSRLRRKLDETDEGGSPLIHTVRGFGYVLRQAAE, from the coding sequence GTGGAGAAAGTACGACTTCTCGTCGTCGACGACGACCCGCCCATCGCCGATCTCGTCGCGACCGTCGCCCGCTACGAGGGCTGGGACGCGGTCACGGCGTACACCGGCGAGGACGCGCTGGTGCGGGCCGCCGAGTTCCACCCGGACATCGTGGTGCTCGACCTGATGCTGCCCGGCGTGGACGGCTTCGGCGTCCTGGACCGGCTGCGCGCCTCCGGCACGATGGTGCCGGTGGTGTTCCTCACCGCCCGCGACGGCGTCGCCGACCGGGTCGCGGGCCTGACCCGGGGCGGCGACGACTACCTGGTCAAGCCGTTCGCCGTGGAGGAGCTGATGGCCCGGCTGCGGACCGTGCTGCGGCGCAGCGCCGGGCCCGCCTTCCAGCGGTCCGTGCTCCAGGTCGGCGACCTGACCATGGACGAGGACACCCGGGAGGTCCGGCGCGGCGAGCGACTGCTGTCGCTGACCCCCACCGAGTACGAGGTGCTGCGCTACCTCATGCGCAAGTCGCCCACCGTGCTGACCAAGGCGCAGATCCTCGACCACGTGTGGGAGTACGGCTTCGGCGGCCGCTCCAACGTCGTCGAGCTGGTCGTCAGCCGGCTGCGCCGCAAGCTCGACGAGACCGACGAGGGCGGCTCGCCGCTCATCCACACCGTGCGCGGGTTCGGGTACGTGCTGCGACAGGCCGCCGAGTGA
- a CDS encoding sensor histidine kinase — MIARLRRAYRGMRLGTRMALGLGALSLVVFAVVGTALTTYMRDYLSAQLDTQLAQAQIAQSKSIADYGTLSGKKYYSWFYAVYDVSDGTPALRRPEDPADLPKDVDDFTSLARAQTTAHTELLRTEHLKGAGPYRLRACQVEPGVVLVSAAPLEDIEDTVGQLITIQVVTFALALLALVVFGRRMLRRGLKPLSDMASTAHGITSHDLTESAARLPLRADGRDGGPEVDELRTAFNTMLEHIDDSLAVRAEAEQRLRRFVADASHELRTPLMSVRGYADLFQYAAANAPEERDRHLARLRAEAARMGILLDDLLLLARLDAAEVEAPLRMEDADLAELVGQAADAFRAGRPDHPLTVLAGPGPVRLPMDPLRIRQVVDNLLTNAAVHTPAGTKVSVEVALVPGAAEVRVADTGPGIPPDDRARVFDRFYRVDKARSRDRGGSGLGLAVAQSLVRAHGGRIELNSAPGATVFTVRLPAPGVHPADR; from the coding sequence GTGATCGCCCGGCTGCGCCGGGCCTACCGCGGAATGCGCCTGGGCACCCGGATGGCCCTCGGCCTCGGCGCCCTGTCCCTGGTCGTGTTCGCCGTCGTCGGCACGGCCCTGACGACGTACATGCGGGACTATCTGTCGGCCCAGCTCGACACCCAGCTGGCGCAAGCCCAGATCGCCCAGTCCAAGAGCATCGCGGACTACGGCACCCTCTCGGGCAAGAAGTACTACAGCTGGTTCTACGCCGTGTACGACGTGTCGGACGGCACGCCCGCGCTCCGCAGGCCCGAGGACCCGGCCGACCTGCCGAAGGACGTCGACGACTTCACCTCCCTGGCCCGGGCGCAGACCACCGCGCACACCGAACTCCTGCGCACCGAGCACCTCAAGGGCGCCGGCCCCTACCGGCTGCGCGCCTGCCAGGTCGAACCCGGGGTGGTCCTGGTCAGCGCCGCACCCCTGGAGGACATCGAGGACACCGTCGGGCAGCTGATCACGATCCAGGTCGTCACCTTCGCCCTCGCGCTCCTCGCGCTGGTCGTCTTCGGCCGCCGGATGCTGCGCCGGGGCCTGAAGCCGCTCAGCGACATGGCGTCCACGGCGCACGGCATCACCTCGCACGACCTGACCGAGTCGGCGGCCCGGCTGCCGCTGCGCGCCGACGGCCGGGACGGCGGGCCCGAGGTGGACGAACTGCGCACCGCCTTCAACACGATGCTGGAGCACATCGACGACTCCCTCGCCGTGCGCGCCGAGGCCGAGCAGCGACTGCGCCGCTTCGTCGCCGACGCCTCGCACGAGCTGCGCACCCCGCTGATGTCGGTGCGCGGCTACGCCGACCTCTTCCAGTACGCCGCCGCCAACGCCCCCGAGGAACGCGACCGGCACCTGGCCCGGCTGCGCGCCGAGGCCGCCCGCATGGGGATCCTCCTGGACGACCTGCTGCTGCTGGCCCGGCTGGACGCGGCGGAGGTGGAGGCGCCGCTGCGGATGGAGGACGCCGACCTGGCCGAGCTGGTGGGCCAGGCCGCGGACGCCTTCCGCGCGGGCCGCCCGGACCATCCGCTGACCGTCCTCGCGGGGCCGGGTCCGGTGCGGCTGCCGATGGACCCGCTGCGCATCCGGCAGGTCGTCGACAATCTCCTGACCAACGCGGCGGTGCACACCCCCGCCGGGACGAAGGTGTCGGTGGAGGTCGCCCTCGTGCCCGGCGCCGCCGAGGTGCGGGTCGCCGACACCGGGCCGGGCATCCCGCCCGACGACCGGGCGCGCGTCTTCGACCGCTTCTACCGCGTCGACAAGGCCCGCAGCCGCGACCGCGGCGGCAGCGGCCTGGGCCTCGCGGTCGCCCAGTCCCTGGTCCGCGCCCACGGCGGCCGGATCGAGCTGAACAGCGCACCGGGAGCAACGGTGTTCACGGTGCGCCTGCCCGCGCCGGGCGTACACCCGGCGGACCGGTGA